CGGGGCCGCGGAGGGTGACGAGCGCCTGCGTGGCGATGGCGCGGATGGCCTCCTCGACGGGTGCCGCGGGGGAGTCGAGGGGGTGGGGGTGACCGGCCGCGGCGCGGTGGACCAGGTCTGCGGCGGTGGGTGACGGCTCCGCTCGGGACACAGCCGCCATCGCCAGGTCGCGGAGTGCCTCGCGCAGCGCGACGAGCCGCTCGCGCTGCGTCTCGGTGACGGCGGCCGTCGGTGCCCAGCCCATGAGCGCCAGCCAGCGGTGGGCCGCCTCAGGGTCGGCCAGGCGCTCGACCGGGCGTGCCCCGAAGCTGCGGCCGCGGG
This genomic interval from Clavibacter michiganensis contains the following:
- a CDS encoding CGNR zinc finger domain-containing protein, producing MADQREFRIDGGATWLNLLATRGRSFGARPVERLADPEAAHRWLALMGWAPTAAVTETQRERLVALREALRDLAMAAVSRAEPSPTAADLVHRAAAGHPHPLDSPAAPVEEAIRAIATQALVTLRGPDRLLLAECAESDCRWVFLDTSGRRHWCPAPECASRGRVRAHRARQAASSA